The following are encoded in a window of Variovorax paradoxus genomic DNA:
- a CDS encoding ExbD/TolR family protein — protein sequence MPAVSSRGRGRRTINEINMVPFIDVMLVLLIIFMVTAPLITPSVINLPTVDRANKQPDKPIEIVIKSDDEVQIKKDPSTGTGGASIPMTQIGSAAKAAQGGDAQRPVVISADKSVKYETVVKAMNQLKRSGIERVGLSVTTTGGK from the coding sequence ATGCCCGCCGTTTCATCCCGGGGCCGCGGCCGCCGCACGATCAACGAGATCAACATGGTCCCGTTCATCGACGTGATGCTGGTGCTGCTGATCATCTTCATGGTCACTGCCCCGCTCATCACGCCGAGCGTGATCAACCTGCCGACGGTCGATCGTGCCAACAAGCAGCCCGACAAGCCCATCGAGATCGTCATCAAGAGCGACGACGAAGTGCAGATCAAGAAAGACCCGTCCACCGGCACCGGCGGCGCGTCGATTCCCATGACGCAGATCGGCTCGGCCGCCAAGGCCGCGCAAGGCGGCGACGCCCAGCGCCCCGTGGTCATCAGTGCCGACAAGTCGGTGAAGTACGAAACCGTCGTGAAGGCGATGAACCAGCTCAAGCGCAGCGGCATCGAGCGCGTGGGGCTGTCGGTCACGACCACGGGCGGCAAATAA
- the ribH gene encoding 6,7-dimethyl-8-ribityllumazine synthase, which yields MQGSNKGATTLNGKGLRIGIVQARFNADITDALATACLSELEALGVAASDIHHVQVPGALEVPVALQALAERGGYHALVALGCIIRGETYHFELVANESGASVSRVALDYRLPIANAILTTENLEQAVARQTDKGRDAAQVAVEMAQLLATLS from the coding sequence ATGCAAGGTTCAAACAAGGGCGCGACCACGCTCAACGGCAAAGGCCTGCGCATCGGCATCGTGCAGGCCCGCTTCAACGCCGACATCACCGACGCACTGGCCACGGCCTGCCTGTCGGAGCTCGAAGCGCTCGGCGTGGCTGCTTCCGACATCCATCATGTGCAGGTGCCCGGCGCGCTCGAAGTGCCCGTGGCGCTGCAGGCACTCGCCGAGCGCGGCGGCTACCACGCGCTCGTGGCGCTGGGCTGCATCATCCGCGGCGAGACCTACCACTTCGAACTGGTGGCCAACGAATCGGGCGCGAGCGTGAGCCGCGTCGCGCTCGACTACCGCCTGCCCATCGCCAACGCGATCCTCACGACCGAAAACCTCGAACAGGCCGTCGCCCGCCAGACCGACAAGGGCCGCGACGCAGCCCAGGTGGCGGTCGAGATGGCACAACTGCTGGCCACCCTTTCATGA
- the ribBA gene encoding bifunctional 3,4-dihydroxy-2-butanone-4-phosphate synthase/GTP cyclohydrolase II, with protein MNASVTPIGASRADRAPAPISPVEDIVAELAAGRMVILVDEEDRENEGDIVIAADHITAESINFMARHARGLICLTLSREMCERLQLPPMVQRNGAKHSTAFTVSIEAAEGVTTGISAADRARTVQAAVARNAVAADLVQPGHIFPLQAVDGGVLMRAGHTEAGCDLAAMAGCSPASVICEVMNEDGTMARLPDLQIFAAEHGLKIGTIAALIEHRSRVESLVEKVGCREIQTNWGTFTAHAFIDKPSRGVHLALVRGQWAPEDTVSVRVHEPLSVLDALEVNRPMHSWSLDASLSHIANEGKGVAVLLNCGESAAELLSQFDGTARPAQAPERGRMDLRNYGIGAQILRECGVHKMNLLGAPRRMPSMAAGFGLEIAGYLTKD; from the coding sequence ATGAACGCCTCCGTCACGCCGATCGGCGCCTCCCGCGCCGACCGTGCGCCCGCACCGATCTCCCCGGTCGAAGACATCGTGGCCGAGCTGGCCGCCGGCCGCATGGTCATCCTCGTGGACGAGGAAGACCGCGAGAACGAAGGCGACATCGTCATCGCGGCCGACCACATCACCGCCGAATCCATCAACTTCATGGCACGCCACGCGCGCGGCCTGATCTGCCTCACGCTCTCGCGCGAGATGTGCGAGCGGCTGCAGCTGCCGCCGATGGTCCAGCGCAACGGCGCCAAGCATTCGACCGCGTTCACCGTCTCCATCGAAGCGGCCGAAGGCGTGACCACCGGCATTTCGGCCGCCGACCGCGCCCGCACCGTGCAGGCCGCCGTGGCACGCAACGCCGTGGCCGCCGACCTGGTGCAGCCCGGCCACATCTTTCCGCTGCAGGCGGTGGACGGCGGCGTGCTCATGCGCGCCGGTCACACCGAAGCCGGCTGCGACCTCGCCGCCATGGCCGGCTGCTCGCCCGCCTCGGTGATCTGCGAGGTGATGAACGAAGACGGCACGATGGCCCGCCTGCCCGACCTGCAGATCTTCGCGGCCGAGCACGGCCTGAAGATCGGCACCATCGCCGCGCTCATCGAGCACCGCAGCCGCGTCGAATCGCTGGTCGAAAAAGTCGGCTGCCGCGAAATCCAGACCAACTGGGGCACCTTCACGGCCCACGCCTTCATCGACAAGCCCAGCCGCGGCGTGCACCTGGCACTGGTGCGCGGCCAGTGGGCGCCCGAAGACACGGTGTCGGTGCGCGTGCACGAGCCGCTGTCGGTGCTCGACGCGCTCGAAGTCAACCGCCCGATGCACTCCTGGAGCCTGGACGCCAGCCTTTCGCACATCGCGAACGAAGGCAAGGGCGTGGCCGTGCTGCTGAACTGCGGCGAAAGCGCGGCCGAGCTGCTGTCGCAGTTCGACGGCACCGCGCGCCCTGCGCAGGCGCCCGAGCGCGGCCGCATGGATCTGCGCAACTACGGCATCGGCGCGCAGATCCTGCGCGAATGCGGTGTGCACAAGATGAACCTGCTCGGCGCGCCGCGTCGCATGCCGAGCATGGCCGCCGGCTTCGGCCTCGAAATCGCCGGTTACCTCACGAAAGACTGA
- the nusB gene encoding transcription antitermination factor NusB, with product MTEDTSKSAKSRQSRTGLTSTGVRKAAAKSNRSRAREFALQALYQHLVGRNDPTDIDHFTRDLAGFHKADAAHYDALLHGSINGAEQLDALILPLLDRKFTEISPIEHAVMWIGVYEFQNCPDVPWRVVLNECIELAKEFGGTDGHKYVNAVLNGLAPQLRPLEVEADRASGKARP from the coding sequence ATGACCGAAGACACCTCCAAGTCCGCCAAATCCCGCCAGTCGCGCACCGGCCTCACGAGCACGGGCGTTCGCAAGGCCGCGGCCAAGTCGAACCGCAGCCGCGCACGCGAGTTTGCGTTGCAGGCGCTCTACCAGCACCTGGTGGGCCGCAACGACCCGACCGACATCGACCATTTCACGCGCGACCTCGCGGGCTTCCACAAGGCCGACGCCGCGCACTACGACGCGCTGCTGCACGGCTCGATCAACGGCGCCGAGCAGCTCGACGCGCTGATCCTGCCGCTGCTGGACCGCAAGTTCACGGAAATCTCGCCCATCGAGCACGCCGTGATGTGGATCGGCGTGTACGAGTTCCAGAACTGCCCCGACGTGCCCTGGCGCGTGGTGCTCAACGAGTGCATCGAACTCGCCAAGGAATTCGGCGGCACCGACGGCCACAAGTACGTGAACGCCGTGCTCAACGGCCTGGCGCCGCAGCTGCGTCCCCTCGAAGTCGAAGCCGACCGGGCGTCGGGCAAGGCGCGCCCATGA
- a CDS encoding cell envelope integrity protein TolA has product MSLALDRPEFAPPPQRGTPRAVVLALIAHALLIAALTWGVRWRSEADDGAVDAELWSTTVMQAAPRLSVPEPPAPCPHHRRPHPRRPTASPAVKPPEPAPAPAPDIALEREKKLKEQKAQKERELEQQRQQQQKKKELEAKERAEDEAERKKEQQKKLAEQKKQQEAEAKQAEAKKAEAAAKQAAADRAATLKRMQGMAGASGSDDAKGNALRSSGPSSGYAGRIAAAVRPNITFPDADSVNGNPEAEFEVRLAPDGTIVGVKLAKSSGLPAWDEAAERGLRKTDKLPRDTDGRIFPSLIVTLKPKR; this is encoded by the coding sequence ATGTCGCTCGCCCTGGATCGCCCCGAGTTCGCGCCGCCACCGCAGCGCGGCACGCCCCGCGCGGTGGTGCTCGCGCTCATTGCCCACGCGCTGCTGATCGCCGCCCTCACCTGGGGTGTGCGCTGGCGCAGCGAAGCCGACGACGGCGCGGTCGATGCCGAGCTGTGGTCCACCACGGTGATGCAGGCCGCCCCGCGCCTGTCGGTGCCGGAGCCGCCGGCCCCGTGCCCGCACCACCGCCGCCCGCACCCGCGCCGCCCCACCGCCTCCCCGGCCGTCAAGCCGCCCGAGCCGGCGCCGGCGCCTGCGCCCGACATCGCGCTGGAGCGCGAGAAGAAGCTCAAGGAACAGAAAGCGCAGAAGGAGCGCGAACTCGAACAGCAGCGCCAGCAGCAACAAAAGAAGAAAGAGCTCGAGGCCAAGGAACGCGCCGAAGACGAAGCCGAGCGCAAGAAAGAGCAGCAGAAGAAACTGGCCGAGCAGAAGAAGCAGCAGGAAGCCGAGGCCAAGCAGGCCGAAGCGAAGAAGGCTGAAGCGGCCGCCAAGCAGGCGGCTGCCGACCGCGCCGCGACGCTCAAGCGCATGCAGGGCATGGCCGGTGCCAGCGGCAGCGACGATGCCAAGGGCAACGCGCTGCGCTCGTCCGGCCCGTCGAGCGGCTATGCCGGCCGCATCGCGGCCGCCGTGCGCCCGAACATCACCTTCCCCGATGCAGACAGCGTGAACGGCAACCCGGAAGCCGAGTTCGAAGTGAGGCTCGCACCCGACGGCACCATCGTCGGCGTCAAGCTCGCCAAGTCCAGCGGCCTGCCGGCCTGGGACGAAGCCGCCGAGCGCGGTCTTCGCAAGACCGACAAGCTGCCGCGCGACACGGACGGCCGCATCTTCCCGTCGCTCATCGTCACGCTCAAGCCCAAGCGCTGA
- the ybgC gene encoding tol-pal system-associated acyl-CoA thioesterase, which translates to MSFEFPIRVYWEDTDAGGIVFYANYLKFMERGRTEWLRSLGVEQRKLKEATGGQFVVSETQLKYHRPSRLDDELLVTAELRQLGTASLIIGQRVLSKTEQERTGAAAPVLLCEGTIRIGWVDASTLRPARIPAQVSGTLEHSSGSMTQPFKP; encoded by the coding sequence ATGAGTTTCGAGTTTCCGATCCGCGTCTACTGGGAAGACACCGATGCCGGCGGCATCGTGTTCTACGCCAACTACCTGAAGTTCATGGAGCGCGGTCGCACCGAGTGGCTGCGCTCCCTGGGCGTCGAGCAGCGCAAGCTCAAGGAAGCCACCGGCGGCCAGTTCGTGGTGAGCGAAACGCAGCTCAAATACCATCGGCCCTCGCGGCTGGACGACGAACTGCTGGTTACAGCCGAGCTCCGACAATTGGGCACCGCGTCGTTGATAATCGGTCAGCGCGTGCTATCAAAAACAGAGCAAGAACGCACCGGGGCCGCGGCACCGGTCTTGCTGTGCGAAGGCACGATCCGCATCGGCTGGGTGGACGCCTCCACCTTGCGCCCTGCGCGCATTCCGGCCCAAGTTTCGGGAACCCTCGAGCACTCCAGCGGCTCCATGACTCAACCTTTCAAGCCATGA
- a CDS encoding riboflavin synthase, producing MFTGIITGVGRIAAIHDLGTSSSYGKRLSIEVPDGYLDDVGLGDSIALNGACMTVTTLAPERGQFTIDISAESLDKTAGLTDEGSRINLEKALRASDRLGGHIVSGHVDGIGTVSFFAPVGESWELRVVAPPALARFLAYKGSITINGVSLTVNSVSDIADGAEVSINLIPHTVDNTSLGGLSAGSKVNLEIDTVARYVERMLQAGVLVPQTSTYSKDTAE from the coding sequence ATGTTCACCGGAATCATCACCGGCGTGGGGCGCATCGCCGCCATCCACGACCTCGGCACCTCCTCCTCCTACGGCAAGCGACTCAGCATCGAGGTGCCCGACGGCTACCTCGACGACGTCGGGCTCGGCGACAGCATCGCGCTCAACGGCGCCTGCATGACGGTCACCACGCTCGCACCTGAACGCGGGCAATTCACCATCGACATTTCCGCGGAGTCCCTCGACAAGACGGCCGGCCTGACCGACGAAGGCAGCCGCATCAACCTCGAGAAGGCCCTGCGCGCGAGCGACCGCCTTGGCGGCCACATCGTCTCGGGCCACGTGGACGGCATCGGCACCGTCAGCTTCTTCGCGCCGGTCGGCGAAAGCTGGGAGCTGCGCGTGGTCGCACCGCCCGCGCTCGCACGCTTCCTGGCCTACAAGGGATCGATCACTATCAACGGCGTGAGCCTCACCGTCAACAGCGTGAGCGACATTGCCGATGGCGCCGAAGTCAGTATCAACCTGATCCCGCACACCGTGGACAACACCTCCCTCGGCGGCCTGTCGGCCGGCTCGAAGGTCAACCTCGAAATCGACACCGTGGCGCGCTACGTGGAGCGCATGCTCCAGGCCGGCGTCCTGGTGCCCCAGACTTCCACGTATTCCAAGGACACCGCCGAATGA
- the tolQ gene encoding protein TolQ, translated as MNQDLSIINLLLHASFVVQLVVLLLVIVSVASWAAIIRKYFSLKRIRVLNEDFEREFWSGTSLNELFASAAQNAKFAGPMERIFASGMREYQKLRERHVTDAPTLLDGARRAMRASFQRELDAAEQNLSFLATVGSVSPYVGLFGTVWGIMHAFTGLAALTQVTLATVAPGIAEALVATAIGLFAAIPAVVGYNRFAREIDKIAIALETYIEEFSNILQRNLSANPGAVTPAASVTAANR; from the coding sequence ATGAACCAAGATCTCTCCATCATCAATCTCCTGCTCCACGCCAGCTTCGTGGTGCAACTGGTCGTGCTACTCCTGGTGATCGTGTCGGTCGCCAGCTGGGCCGCCATCATCCGCAAGTACTTTTCCCTCAAGCGCATCCGTGTGCTCAATGAAGACTTCGAGCGCGAGTTCTGGTCGGGCACCAGCCTGAACGAGCTGTTCGCCTCGGCGGCACAGAACGCCAAATTCGCCGGCCCCATGGAGCGCATCTTTGCCTCCGGCATGCGCGAGTACCAGAAGCTGCGCGAGCGCCACGTGACCGACGCACCCACGCTGCTGGACGGCGCCCGCCGCGCGATGCGCGCGAGCTTCCAGCGCGAGTTGGATGCAGCCGAGCAGAACCTGTCGTTCCTGGCCACCGTCGGTTCGGTGTCGCCGTACGTGGGCCTGTTCGGCACGGTTTGGGGGATCATGCATGCCTTCACCGGCCTGGCCGCCCTCACGCAGGTGACGCTGGCCACCGTGGCGCCCGGCATTGCCGAAGCGCTGGTGGCCACCGCCATCGGCCTGTTCGCCGCCATTCCCGCGGTGGTCGGCTACAACCGCTTCGCGCGCGAGATCGACAAGATCGCCATCGCCCTGGAGACCTACATCGAAGAGTTCTCCAACATCCTGCAGCGCAACCTCTCGGCCAACCCCGGCGCCGTGACGCCCGCCGCCTCGGTCACCGCCGCGAACCGCTAA
- a CDS encoding pyridoxal phosphate-dependent aminotransferase, with translation MRISTRAQRIEPFYVMEVAKAAGVLAREVAHTDRPMIFLNIGEPDFTAPPLVQEAAARAVRAGATQYTQATGLDHLRERISGWYKQRFNVDVPARRIVVTAGASAALQLACLALIESGDEILLPDPSYPCNRHFVSAADGKAVLVPTTAEERFQLTAAKVEAAWTVKTRGVLLASPSNPTGTSIAPDELRRIHEVVSQRGGITLIDEIYLGLSHDDAFGQTALAIDDNVISINSFSKYFNMTGWRLGWLVVPDVLVPVVERLAQNLFICASTVSQYAALACFEDQSITEYERRRAEFKARRDWFIPQLNALGLNVPVVPDGAFYAWADCTSVAEKLGISGSWDFAFETMKRAHLAVTPGRDFGTAETAKFVRFSTASSMAHLQESVERLRAMIAQ, from the coding sequence ATGAGGATCTCGACGCGCGCGCAGCGCATCGAACCGTTTTACGTGATGGAGGTGGCGAAGGCCGCCGGCGTGCTGGCCCGCGAAGTGGCCCACACCGACCGTCCGATGATCTTCCTGAACATCGGCGAGCCTGACTTCACCGCCCCGCCCCTCGTGCAGGAAGCTGCCGCCCGCGCCGTGCGCGCCGGCGCCACGCAGTACACGCAGGCCACCGGCCTGGACCACCTGCGCGAACGCATCAGCGGCTGGTACAAGCAGCGCTTCAACGTCGACGTGCCGGCCCGCCGCATCGTCGTCACGGCCGGCGCTTCGGCTGCGTTGCAGTTGGCCTGCCTCGCGCTGATCGAATCGGGCGACGAGATCCTGCTGCCCGACCCGAGCTACCCCTGCAACCGCCACTTCGTGAGCGCGGCAGACGGCAAGGCCGTGCTGGTGCCGACCACGGCCGAAGAGCGCTTTCAGCTCACCGCCGCCAAGGTCGAGGCCGCCTGGACCGTCAAGACGCGCGGCGTGCTGCTGGCCTCGCCGTCGAACCCTACCGGCACCTCGATCGCGCCCGACGAACTGCGCCGCATCCACGAGGTGGTGTCGCAGCGCGGCGGCATCACGCTGATCGACGAGATCTACCTGGGCCTGTCGCACGACGACGCCTTCGGGCAGACGGCACTGGCCATCGACGACAACGTCATCAGCATCAACAGCTTCAGCAAGTACTTCAACATGACCGGCTGGCGCCTTGGCTGGCTGGTGGTGCCCGACGTGCTGGTGCCGGTGGTCGAGCGCCTCGCGCAAAACCTCTTCATCTGCGCGAGCACGGTGTCGCAGTACGCCGCACTGGCCTGCTTCGAGGACCAGAGCATCACCGAGTACGAACGCCGCCGCGCCGAGTTCAAGGCGCGCCGCGACTGGTTCATTCCGCAGCTCAATGCGCTCGGACTGAATGTGCCTGTGGTGCCCGACGGCGCGTTCTACGCCTGGGCGGACTGCACGAGCGTGGCCGAAAAACTCGGCATCTCGGGCAGCTGGGATTTCGCCTTCGAGACCATGAAGCGCGCCCACCTCGCCGTGACGCCCGGCCGCGACTTCGGCACGGCCGAAACCGCGAAGTTCGTGCGCTTCTCGACCGCCAGCTCGATGGCGCACCTGCAGGAATCGGTCGAACGCCTGCGGGCCATGATCGCGCAATGA
- a CDS encoding M48 family metalloprotease codes for MVDSFPAVRLQDLTPLPYQQALAAHLQANEPEAWRWAASAEAREEHTAAMRAELLRSAYRLNADAHPDLHADATLAAQRLGVTARITLYQAPSGDGAAMNAAIYVVPGEAHIVLSGPLLERLQGPERQAVLGHELAHYLLWERDGGKHHVVDRLLHATAADPRADASHLQAARRHALYTEAFADRGGCVACGALEPAVSALIKIETGLTQVNVASYLAQAEEICADPNNKALQTRGVSHPEVFVRARALRLWTGREHDADEWLAAALEGPLDLGTLDMLGQQRVSALTRATLAQLLQRPVLQSESLLAHARRFFPDFAPPTSAMPPPEPAPAGLHGYLASVLVDFVAADPEMDDVTLAATLGLADALDCAQPFEQRVLKDLGLSKRNFTRVKRDAAALLDKAATTPSSSSQAAAA; via the coding sequence ATGGTCGACTCTTTCCCTGCCGTTCGCCTCCAAGACCTGACGCCGCTGCCCTACCAGCAGGCACTGGCCGCCCACCTTCAGGCGAACGAACCCGAGGCCTGGCGCTGGGCCGCCTCCGCCGAAGCGCGCGAAGAACACACGGCCGCCATGCGTGCCGAATTGCTGCGCAGTGCCTACCGGCTCAACGCGGACGCGCACCCCGATCTGCATGCCGACGCCACCCTGGCCGCGCAGCGGCTGGGCGTCACCGCGCGCATCACGCTCTACCAGGCCCCATCCGGCGACGGCGCGGCGATGAATGCGGCCATCTACGTCGTGCCGGGCGAAGCGCACATCGTGCTCTCGGGCCCGCTGCTCGAACGGCTGCAGGGCCCGGAGCGCCAGGCCGTGCTCGGCCACGAACTCGCGCACTACCTGCTGTGGGAACGCGACGGCGGCAAGCACCACGTCGTCGACCGCCTGCTGCACGCCACGGCGGCCGACCCGCGCGCCGACGCGAGCCACCTGCAGGCCGCGCGGCGCCATGCGCTGTACACCGAGGCGTTCGCCGACCGCGGCGGCTGCGTGGCCTGCGGCGCGCTCGAACCCGCCGTGAGCGCGCTCATCAAGATCGAGACCGGCCTCACGCAGGTCAACGTGGCGAGCTACCTCGCGCAGGCCGAGGAGATCTGCGCCGACCCCAACAACAAGGCGCTGCAGACGCGCGGCGTGAGCCACCCCGAGGTGTTCGTGCGCGCCCGCGCGCTGCGCCTGTGGACCGGCCGCGAGCACGACGCCGACGAATGGCTGGCCGCCGCGCTCGAAGGCCCGCTCGACCTGGGCACGCTCGACATGCTCGGCCAGCAGCGCGTGAGCGCCCTCACGCGCGCCACCCTCGCGCAGCTGCTGCAACGGCCCGTGCTGCAGTCGGAATCGCTGCTCGCGCATGCGCGGCGCTTCTTCCCCGACTTCGCGCCGCCCACGTCGGCGATGCCGCCGCCCGAGCCCGCGCCCGCCGGCCTGCACGGCTACCTGGCCAGCGTGCTGGTCGACTTCGTCGCCGCCGATCCCGAGATGGACGACGTCACCCTCGCCGCCACGCTCGGCCTGGCCGATGCGCTGGACTGCGCCCAACCCTTCGAACAGCGCGTGCTGAAAGACCTGGGTCTTTCCAAGCGCAACTTCACCCGCGTCAAACGCGACGCCGCCGCCCTGCTCGACAAGGCCGCCACCACCCCGTCGTCTTCTTCGCAGGCCGCCGCCGCATGA